The nucleotide window ATAAACATAGTTTGGTTTAGAGAATTTATTTCACAGAGGTTTCTTAAAGGTGAAAATATAACCtactgaaaatgtttttaaatgaattaaaattatatgaacGCTTGTTCCagcatataatttttattttacaaatcaaATGACACTATGATATATCGTGGTAGACACATACAAAACCTACagacttaatttataataacaaaactgttaaaaaataaaagatcaatTCGCCATCACGTTGGAATGATTGCCGTCTTTTAAGAATTCATTATTCGTCAGAATgtcagatttaaaataaaaacatattttacagaACATGAATAACAAGAATCAGCTCGAATTAAATAATCTGATTTAAATTacccaaaataaataatcacgtacctacttaagtaccaacctaataaaattaaatataaaccaAGAACTTACTGGAAGGTGTACCAACTTAATAAaagataagtaataaaaatcaCAATTCAATCGATTTAtatataacattaattttaaataacgatTTGGCACACATTTTCATCAAGAAGGAAAACCCATTATGACTAGTTAAGTTTAAGTAATAGTTTTTCAAATAAGTACTTCTTATTACATACATGTATATTCAGTATTcgtctatagttcggccattcagagaatgcgttcctgacacgtcgcgattgaactgacgacgtaataacattcattgattattgatataataatgttgttttaatgctcctcaattgttaaaacggtaaacaaccagcaaaaatatttttatcgtaactgcaacgccattgcaaagttacgtcgtcagttcaatcgcgacgtgtcaggaacgcattctctgaatggccgaactataatggatAGCATAGACATATGTGATGTTGAAGCTATTTCAAAATGTCAAATACATTATAAGATATTATACGGTAAACGCTCACTTGAACAATCTTACTTTATTCGCACTACTAACGCCATCTCTTATTGTATAAAACGAACTAACAAATTACTCATTGCATCTATATGCCACTAGGTGGCGTTATTTATAAACacttaaaatattgaattaaataatgcTATAAAAATGAGCTCTCACGCCACACATACTTAAACTATAAGgtaaatacaacaatgataccAAGAAATCCCATACAAGCAATAATTatatatcgcgcttcaaagtaacAGCATTAATAGGTCCtagctttaattattattatagtgcaATTCTATAAACTATGCATACTTATTTTAAGAACAATTTCTTCAATAAATATTCtctattaattatttaactacAAGAAATGCAATATTACGTGTGAAACTACTGAGACCAGTCTGTCAAGATAAGTTTGTTTGCGCGCCAAAATCAGAAGCACGTACATAAATACACTGCGCGCGCACCACGCCTGTGATTGgtctttcaatatttttcaatttttaagcGGGAAAACAGAAACGTAAGTTATGTCGTTCATAGATTAAATAATCggattttatttggaatttaccATGAACATCTCATATTCAAGATCTTACTTTCGACATCACCAAGCACAAACTGGCATAAGAACAAGACGCTACTAAGAAACGAGGCACTTTTGTTCCAATGAGATTTCCATTATAAAtgattggaaaaatatttattcagacCACTGTCCCTCAACAGAAGTTATAACTGGCCAAAGTAGTTCTGAACATCAATCGTTGAAGTTATACTTAGTATAATTGTCCTCATGATTGTGAAATCCCTTATGTTTGACATACCTTCCCTCGATGGTCGTTTGCACGCAGCTGTTGCACCCAAGCCGCTTGCGGTCCCTACAGGTCCAGTTAATGGTATTCTGGTATCTATTATTGATCCAATATTTGTTGTCGTTGTAAATCAACACCATGCTGCCAGTTCTGTGTGACGGGAGGTAGTAAATACCTGAAAAAACCTTATGTCTTATTACCAGAACAATATTTGTATTAGAGCTTATTTCTGTGCTAGATTTTTCTAATGGAGAAGAGTACTAATGATAGGTACCTATGCTAAAGTTTGATGGGTTAAAGTGTGTGTGAACCAAAACAGTCGCATGTTGATGTTATCAAATGCAATGCTATGCAAAAAATCGCAATGATAACGCACAGCTACTTATAATTCACCTGTGAAACGGTGAATcaatttgcacaaaaataaacagaaaacatatttaaaattaataatatagatctatatttacatttcattatttttttctaaaacattgTAAGTAAACAGAAAATAACAACGATTGCTTGAGTTTCATTTAAGGACATCATTTCAATAGCAATAATTATTGTTCTTGAAAGTAGACAAATTATACATTCTTGTAATTCTTTTTAAAACGATTCGTCTATTTTACAATATATTGGCAATTCTGTCGAGTAAATATTTATCTACGCTAATCACATACACAGTTATAAGGCGGGTCAATAAAACCAACACATGTTTACCAGAATACTGTATTTCCTAAAATAGTCACATATTAATGTTTATCTACGAGCTAGCAGGTCCCTACATCAGAAACATGCGTTAGAAAAACACGTCATTACAAATTAAGTACAtcacaattttttataaaataaaatataataaaaaaaaatgtgtaaaaattaaaatgaagatCACTACAGTGATAGTTTATTCAAGCAATTTTTATCTCTAATATATCTGCCGTCGTGACATTGCCGCAAACGGGGAGGTTCGTGTATATGTCGTCCACGGAATATTGATATATAATCTCTACCGTCTACACCCTTGTATGTGATGACGTCAGCACGGCAGCCATGGACGTCTCTTGAGGAACAGTACCACTGCTTCTTGCCATGGGCTTGGTGATTTTTCATATAGAATGTGAAACCGTTGAGTATTAGCAGGCCGGCGCCTGTCCTCCCAGGAATAAATTGAGCTGGCACTGTGAGCAAAACAGAATATTTAGTATACCTTGGGAATAATAAAAATCGCAATGATAACGCACAGCTACTTATAATTCACCTGTGAAACGGTGAATCAATTTGCACAATTTTGCACAGAAATAAAcagaaaacatatttaaaattagtCATTTAGATCTACATTTACATTTCATTATCTTTTTCTAAAACATTGTAagtaaacagaaaataaaaacgatTGCTTGAATTtcatttataagtaagtatatcacatttttttgtaaaataaaatataataaaaaaaaatgtgtaaaaatttaatttttatctatacttataatctCTAATACATCTGCCGTCGCGACATTTCCGCAAACGGGGAGGTTCGTGTATATGTCGTCCACGGAATATTGATATATAATCTATACCGTCTACACCCTTGTATGTGATGACGTCAACACG belongs to Helicoverpa zea isolate HzStark_Cry1AcR chromosome 11, ilHelZeax1.1, whole genome shotgun sequence and includes:
- the LOC124634744 gene encoding uncharacterized protein LOC124634744 is translated as MPAQFISGRTGAGQLILNGFTFYLKNNQTQGKKQWYCSARDTQGCRVDVITYKGVDVPAQFIPGRTGAGLLILNGFTFYMKNHQAHGKKQWYCSSRDVHGCRADVITYKGIYYLPSHRTGSMVLIYNDNKYWINNRYQNTINWTCRDRKRLGCNSCVQTTIEGRYVKHKGFHNHEDNYTKYNFND